The Rhodococcus sp. ABRD24 genome contains the following window.
GTACGTCGGTGTACGGCGGGACCGCGAAGATGCGCTTCTCCCGACCCGCGCCGAACAGCGACAGGTGCGGGGAGTTGTCCAGTCGCGGCACGTCCCAGCGGGGGATCGGGGTGGTGATCATGACGTACCGGCCGTTCACGAGGACGGGGTAGCCGGTGGTCTTGGTGACGACACCGTTGCGCACCAGGTCCTCGTAAAGGCTCACCCAGATCGTCGAGTAGTCCGCCTCCGCGTGCATGCGGGCGCATTCGCGCACCGACTTCTCCACGCCACGAAGCGGTTCCGCGACCGGAACCTGGAGCACCAGGGTTTGGCCCTCCACAAGCGGCTCCTCGGGAATCCGGTGTCGGCTCTGCACCACCGTGCACTCACGGGTGTCCTGGGTCTGCTCGCAGCGTTCGCTGGCGACGATCAGCCGGCGCAGATTGGTGGCGTTGACGCCGTCGTCGTCACCCTGGTCGATGACCTTGACGGTGTCGTCGGTCCCGAGCAGTCCGAGAGTGACCTGCAGTCCTCCGGAGCCCCAGCCACGAGCGACCGGCATCTCGCGGGACCCGAAGGGCACCTGGTAGCCGGGGACGCAGACTGCGGCGAGAGTGGCTCGCCGGATCTCCCGCTTGGAACCCTCGTCGAGGATGCCGCGCACGTGGGCACCGTCGTCGAGGGATCCGAGTGCCGCCACCGTGGTGGTGGCTTCGCGGGTGTCGGTGATGGTCATCAGCAGGTCCTTCCGATGGGTTCGGTGTGCCGCTCGGCGATCTCGTCGATACCGCCGTCGACGCCGCGGACGGCCCGCTTGCGGTCGATCATCGACCGGAACGTCACGTAATGCGGCAACTTGAGGTGCTCGAGGAAGCCACACGAATCGAGGCCGTCGGTGGTGAGCAGCAGCACCTGCTCGAGCCCGTCCGCGTCGCCGAATCGCCGGCACGCGATGTCGAGGTTCGCCATCGCGATCGCCTTGCGCTCGTTGTGGCCGAAGCAGAGTCCGTAGCCGACGTCGAACCGGCCGCGGTCCTCGTCCGGCCCATCGAGATCCTCGATCGCCTCGCACTCGGAGGCACGAATGTATCCGAGCTGCAACGGCTTCCCGGTATGCGGATGCGTTACCCGCAACGGCAGCCTGCCGTGCCGAACCTCGCCGAGGGTGACCTCGTGGATGTTGCCCTCAGGTCCGAGGATCGAGCGGTACCAGGTACCGATGAGCGACCCGGTCTCGGCGCGGGCCATGCTGGCCAGGATCGCCGAGCGAGGGGCCGGGGGCCGGGCCGGGTGGCGCGAGAGGTCGAAGGGAGACTCCGGGAGCTGGCCGTCGACCGGTCGGCTGTCGACCATCAGGTCCATCTCCCGCAGCATCTCGGAGAATCTGCGCGGATGTCGTTGCGAGAGATCGCGTTCGGCGCGGTCGACCTCGTTCTCGGTCACCGTCGACCCGTCCGGTCCCGCGTTCCGGTCGAGGATCCGGCCGGTGTAATCACTGGTCCGGCCCAGCAGCTGGGGGCCGTCGGGCGTGCGGTGCGCGGGCACGATGCGCCGCAGAACCACCATCTCGTCCGGGTCGATCGGCTCGCTCACCGCCAGCCGCGGCAACGTCGACTGGTGTGCGCGGACCAGGTGGGTGGCCTCGATGACGTCGCCCTCTGCCTGACGCAACGCATCCGCCGCCGTCTCCTCGTGATAGAGACTGCCCTCACCCATCACCCGGTCCACGGCCAGCCGCATGCGGCCGGTGATCTGCTCCGTGGTCAGCCACGGTGCGGGGTCCTGGTTCCTGGCCCCGCGGACCAGGGACTCGGCGGCGAGGATGGCGTCCAGCCCGCCGCGTGCTCCCGAATATCCCATCTCAATTAGCCTTTCCGGTGGCGACGACGGTGGTGCGGGGAAGGCCGACGAGTCCTCCGTCTAGTGCGACGAACAGCAGGTCGATCCCGGCGGGAAAGCCAGCGACGAGCCGGTTCCGAACCGTCCACAGCGCGGGATCGAATCCGGTGGGCGCGAACCCGACGGAGCCGCGCACCCCCGGTCCGGTGAGCTCGACGGTGTCGCCACCGGTCAGAGCGTCCACCGCACAGATCACGGTCGCGCCCGACTCCGGGCTCAGCGGGGTTCCCACCGTGACAGACCCGAACTCCTCCGCGGTCGGTCGCCGAACGGCGGTGACAAACCGGGCATCCTCGAGGTCGACGGTCGGCGCGGCGGTCGCGACGGCAACCACCGCGTCCCACTCGCCCGCACCCAGTAGGTGTACGCCGGTCTCGAGATCCGCAAGCGCGAGCGTGGGCAGCAGCACCGGAGGGAAGGCGGTGTCGGGCAACGTCACCGGAATCCCGGGCCGGGCAAAGGCGTCCACGATCGCGCGGTACACCCGCTGCGCCAGGTCCGGGTTCAGGCCCGCGCACAGCGCAGTGGCGGTGAGAGTCTCGGTCATCAGGTCAACTCCTCGAACTGGACGATGGTCGGGGCCAGCTGTGCCCACTCGTCGGCCTCGGCGAGTCGGCGGATCTCCTCGACGCGGGCACACAGCTCGAGGACTCGCACAGCCTGCGGCCGTTCGGCGACGATCTCCGCGTCGCAGATCGCGGCGGCGAGGGTGGCGGAGCGGTTGTCGCCCAGCCGCATCGCCCACCCGCGGACGCCGCCGAGACTCACCTCCGCACGGCAGGCCAGCACATCGCCGAGGAAGAAGTGGTCGTGAGCGATGGGCTCGCGCACCTGGGCGGCCACCGATCCGACCTCCGGCGCCGTGAGGACCGCGAGCTCGATGCCGTCGGCCAGACAAGCATCGGCGAGGTCGACGAGTTCGTCTTCCGGCGCGTCGGCCAGAAGCTCGGCGACTCGCTCGCGACTGTATTCGTGGGCTATCACTGCGGTACAACCTCTTTCGTTTCGTTCGGGGTGACGCTGAAGCGGGCGGCCGGTTCACCGATCTCCATCACGACTCGGACGGAGTCACCGCGCATCCAGGACTTGCTGTAGGTGAGTGCCACGCCGCTGTCGATGTCCCGGTTGACCGACTCGACCACCCACACCGGCACCGCCGTCGTGAGCTCGAGCCGCGCCTGGACGTCGGCGGGCGGGATGTCGGATGCGGTCCGGCACCAGGACCGGACCGAATGCACGTGCCCCATCTGCCGCAGCACCTCGTCCAGCGATTCCTCCACGCGCATTCCGACCGAGAGATCCGGGATCGCATCATGAGTGATCCATTCGAAACTGAATGCGGCGATCATGTCGTCGATGTAGCTGGATCGGACCAGGCGGTGCGCCGGTGTGCCGACCGGAACCTCGAGCAGGCTCGCGCAGTCCGGTTCGAGCGGGGCGACACGGTGGTCGAGGACGACCGTTCGCGGCACCCCGCCCGCCTCTCGCACCGTCCGGTGCCAGGAAGGTCGGCGGTCGCGGGAGATGACGTAGTCGATCCGTTCGCTGACGAACGTGCCGGAGCCTTGGATCCGGCGAACGCGCAGGCGCCGTTCCAACTCCTGCACCGCGCTGCGGGCGGCGGATCGCCCCACCCCGAACCGCTTCATCAGCGCATGTTCGCTGTCGAGTCGTGTTCCGGGCGGCAGGTCTGCGATCTCGCGTTCCAGCACGTCCGCAATGTCACGGTACCGAGATTCGGTCATGACCATACTGTTGCGATCCGGGTTGTACGGACAACTGCGGTGACGGTAACCGCAGGGGAAACACTGCTGAACGAAAGTGCAAGTTGTCGGCTCGGGCTACCGTGGCTGTGTCGGCTATCCACCTCGAAGGAGTGCGGCAGATGATCCGTCCCGTGCGAATCGGCATCCAGTTGCAGCCCCAGCACGCACCCGAATACGGCATGATCCGCGACGCCGTGCTGCGCGCCGAGGAGGCCGGCGCCGACATCGTCTTCAACTGGGACCACTTCTTTCCCCTGTACGGCGATCACGCGGGTGCGCACTTCGAGTGCTGGACAATGCTCGGGGCGTGGGCCGAACAGACCGAACGGGTCGAGATCGGCGCGCTGGTCAGTTGCGCCGGATACCGCAATCCTGACCTGCTGGCCGACATGGCCCGTACCGTCGACCACATCAGCGGTGGACGACTGATCCTCGGTATCGGCGCCGGGTGGTTCGAAATGGACTACGACGCTTACGGCTATGAGTTCGGCACTCCCGGATCCCGGATCAAGCTGCTGGGGGAGTACCTACCCCGCATCACCTCCCGCCTCGGGAGGCTCAATCCGGCTCCCACCCGAGATATTCCGATCCTGATCGGCGGTAGCGGCGAGAAGAAGACGCTGCGTCTGGTCGCCGAGTACGCCGACATCTGGCACGGATTCGGCGAACGGGACGAGTTCGTCCGCAAGTCCGCGATCCTCGGCGAGCACTGCGGTGTCGTCCAGCGCGATCCGCACAAGATCGAACGTTCGACATGGTGGCCGGGCACCGACCTGGCAGCGGCGTACGTCGATGCCGGGGTCACGTTGTTCACGGTGAACTCGAGCGGCCCCGACTACGACCTCACGACGCTGCATGAAGCCCTCACCTGGCGCGACGAATACACCCCACCGCAGTTGTCCGGCCTCGCGTAGGCCCCAGCAGTCCGATGTCCACCGTCACCGCTTCCCGATCCGGGGCGGTGACGGGGGTGCTGACGGCAGTGCTGCTCGCGCTCCTCCTCGCGGGGTGCTCGCCGGGGCACGACGAATCGGCCGGTGACCTGTGCGCTCCGCCCGGACTCGACAGTGCCACCGCGCTGCCGGGCAACCTGGACTCGGCTGCCGCGGCCGCCGCCGAGGACAAGTACACGACGCCCGGCACGCTGCCGCTCAGCACGATCGATCCCGCAAAGCTGGGCCTCGTCACGCCCGGCACACTCACCGTCGGCACGCTTTCCGACGCACCGCCGAGCATCTGCGTCAACTCGCAGAACGTCTTCACCGGCTTCGACAACGAACTGCTACGGGCGGTTGCCACGAAGATCGGGCTGCAGGTGGAGTTCGTCGGGACCGACTTCGCGGGACTCCTGGCACAGGTGGCGGGCCACCGCTTCGACGTGGGGTCGTCGTCGATCACCACCACCGATGCCCGCCGCGAACTGGTCGGATTCACCAATGGCTACGACTTCGGCTATTTCGCTCTGGTGGTGCCGAACGGCAGTGTGATCAAAGGCTTCTCGGATCTCGACTCATCGACGCGCATCGGTGTCGTGCAAGGGACCGTGCAGGACGACTACGTCGTGCGCACCCTCGGACTCGACCCGGTGAAGTTCCCGGACTTCAACACCGCGTACGCGAATCTGAAGACCGGGCAGATCGATGCATGGGTGGCACCGTCGCAGCAGGCGCAGGGCGCGATCACACCGGGAGATCCCGCATCGATCGTGCAGAACACGTTCAGCCTCAACAACTATGTGGGTTGGGCGGTCGCGAAGGATCACCAGCCGCTGATCGACGCGCTCAACGCCGGGCTCGATTCAGTGATCGCCGACGGGACGTGGTCGCAGCTCTACTCGGACTGGGTGCCGCGGGAACTACCCGCGGGCTGGAAGCCGGGTAGCAAGGCCGCACCGGAGCCACAGCTGCCCGACTTCGCCGCCATCGCGGCGGAGCCGACTAAGGGTACTGAAGTAGCTGCTGCGCAACCGAAATCGACGCTGCAGCAGCTCGGGGAATCGTTCTTCGACTGGGAGCTGTACAAACGCGCCTTTCCGGACCTACTGCGCACCGGTCTGCCGAACACTCTGATCCTGGCCGTGGCATCGGCTGTCGCCGGCACCGCCCTCGGCATGCTGCTCGCGGTCGCGGGGATTTCCCGGACCCGCTGGCTGCGCTGGCCCGCCCGGGTCTACACCGACATCTTCCGCGGTCTTCCGGCGGTGGTGATCATTCTGCTCGTCGGCCTCGGTCTCGGTCCGGTGGTGAAGGGCCTCACCGGCAACAATCCGTATTGGCTGGGTGCCGTGGCGCTGTCCCTGCTGGCCGCCGCGTACATCGGCGAGATCTTCCGTTCCGGGATTCAGAGTGTCGAACCCGGGCAGATGGAGGCGGCTCGCGCTCTGGGTTTCTCGTACCGGCGTTCGATGACACTGGTCGTGATCCCCCAGGGTGTGCGGCGGGTGCTTCCGGCGCTGATGAACCAGTTCATCTCTCTGATCAAGGATTCGTCGCTGATCTACTTCCTCGGCCTGCTGGTCACCCAGCGCGAACTGTTCGCCGTGGGCCGCGATCTCAACGCCCAGACCGGAAACCTGTCGCCGCTGGTGGCCGCCGGTCTTTTCTACCTGGCACTCACGATCCCGCTGACGCACCTGGTGAACTTCATCGATCGGCGCCTGCGGACCGGACGGGCGGACACGTCGGGCACGCTCGACGAACTCGATCAGGCGATCGTCGTGGAGAGGGGCTGATGGCGTGAACGATTCCGTCTCACTCACCGGAACCGGGCTGCATCTGGCGTTCGGCACCAACAAGGTGCTGCGTGGGGTGGACCTGCACGTCGACGCCGGCAAGACCGTCACGGTGATCGGGCCGTCCGGCTCCGGCAAGTCGACCCTGCTACGCGTCCTCAACCGGCTGCACGAACCGAACGAGGGCGACATCCTCCTCGATGGCCGTTCGGTGTTGCAGGACAACCCGGACCGGCTGCGGCAACGGATCGGAATGGTGTTTCAGCACTTCAATCTGTTTCCGCACCGGACCGTCGCCGACAACATCGCGCTCGGTCCTCGCAAGCTGCGAAAGCTGTCGAGGGACGCGGCGCGAGAACTCGCGCTCGAACAGCTCGAACTGGTGGGGCTGGTGCACAAGGCTGATTCCCGTCCGGGCAACCTCTCCGGCGGGCAGCAACAACGCGTCGCGATCGCCCGGGCGCTCGCGATGAAGCCGCAGGTGATGTTCTTCGACGAAGCAACTTCGGCGCTCGATCCCGAACTCGTCAAGGGCATACTGGCATTGATGGCCGACCTCGCGAAGGGCGGTATGACGATGGTGGTGGTGACCCACGAGATGGGATTCGCGCGATCGGTGTCGGACACTGTGGTGTTCATGGATCGCGGTGTCGTCGTCGAGTCCGGCATTCCCTACCAAATGTTCGACAGACCGTCGACGCCCAGACTGCAGACATTTCTGTCCGAAGTTCTCTAGTGTGATGCTCAGTTGGGGCCGAGCGTCGTGGTCGATCGGTGGACCTTCCAATTCTGTCCGGAGACCACGCCCTGAGGAAACGAGGCAGTTCTGAACAGGTCACCGAGATTGCGATGGCTACTGATAGGTGTGCTGTCGGTGGTAATGCTTGCCAACTGCGGAGCGGGGCTGCCCCCCGCTCCCGCCTCCGAGGGTCGCGTGACGGCATCGGTGGACGGCCTGCGACTGGACGGGGAGAAGTGGTGGCCCGCGGGATTCAACGCCTACCAACTGTCGACCAACTGGGCCGTCAACCGCGGTTGCGGCGCAATGGTCGATCTGCCCAGCTATTTCGACTCGCTGCCCCCGCATTCGCTGACGCGTTTCAACGCGTTCCAGGAACTCGCTACGAACAAGTACACCGGCGAAATCGACTTCACAGCGATGGACGCGGTCTTCGCAGAGGCCGAGGCCCACGATCAGATGATCATCCCGGTCCTGTCGGCACAGGACGGTGCCTGTGAGAACGAAGAGTTCAAGGACCGTCAGTGGTACGTGGGCGGCTGGAAAACCGACGACCAGGACGGCACCCGGCTCACGTTCGAGGACTGGGTCCAGACCGCGGTGGAGCGGTGGAAGGACTCGCCCGTGGTCGCGGCCTGGGAGCTGGTGGGCGAACCGGATCCCGGCGAGTGCGTGAACGGGAACTGCGACTGGTGGGTGCGCACCTGCCCGACGGACGCCGCGCAGGTGCTGCGTGACTTCATGGAGGAAGCCGGCGCCGAGATCAAGTCGATCGCGCCCGACCATCTCATCACTGCCGGTCTGATCGGCGGCGGCCAGTGCGGAACCGGTGGCGACGACTACCAATACGTCAGCGAGTCGGACAACGTCGACTTCGTGCAGTATCACGACTACGGCGCCGACGGCATCGCACTGCCCGGCGACCAGTGGAACGGTCTGGCGCGCCGGATCGATCAGGCCGAGGCGGCCGGAAAACCGTTGGTGGTGGCGGAGATCGGTGAGCTGGCCGGTTCGTGCAAGACCTTGCCGGCACGCGCGTCGAGCATTGGCCAGAAGATCACCGGCCAGCGCGCCGCCGGCACCGCCGGCGCACTGCTGTGGGCGTTCGTACCGGACCCCCGGCCGAACGAGTGCACGATGGACGTCGGGGTCGAGGACCCACTGTTCCCGCTGATGGCCGGGTTCAACACGGTCGGCTGACCAGTCCGCCCCTCCGCGTTTTGCGCACCCATCGCTGATCGAAGGCGCAAGAATCAACGACAAGTGCGCAGAACGCGGGGGTCAGGGAGTGCGGACTGGTGCCGTTTCACCCGTTTCACCCGTTTCGCTCGTGGCGCCGGGATCCGGCGCCCGGTCCGCAGCCGGACCAGGCGAGGCCGGACCCGAGGTGTTCGGCGTTCCGAGACCGTGAAAGGTCTTCTCCCAGTACGAAGGGTTACGCAGCAGCTGCCAGCACCCCTTGGCGGCGGCAATACTCATCATCAGCCAGTAGATCGGCACGGTGATGCAGGCCAGCAGCAGGTGCGTGTTGCCGCTCTCACGGCACCCGACGACGTTCATGTAGATCGCGGCGGCATTGCCGAACACGAGCGAGATCAGCGCGCCGTAGTAGATGTACGGCGGGAACACCTCTGCCACGATCAACGGCTGGCCGAGCAGCCACGTCAGCGTGATGAACCAGAACACGAGGTTCAGGCACGCAATGATCGGGGTGCCGGCGAGCAGCAGCGTGAACCGGATGAAACTGATCGGCCCCAAGGCCTTCCATGCCTGCACCGGCCGGCGGACGTGTACCAGCCACGACTGTAGATATCCCTTGTACCAACGGGACCGCTGCCGAATCCAGTTGATCGGATCGCTGTTGGCCTCCTCGATGGTGGTCGAGTCGAGCACCGCAGTCGAGTACCCGGACGCGGCGATACGCACACCCAGATCGGCGTCCTCGGTGACGTTGTGCGGGTCCCACGCACCGATCTCGTCGAGCACCCAACGCTGGAGGTGATTCGACGTGCCACCCAACGGAATCGGCGACCGAGACTTCATCAGACCGGGCAGCAGGAAGTTGAACCACACCGCATATTCGGCGGTGAACCAGCCGGTGAGCAGATTCTGGCGGCCGTTGTCGTACGCGAGCTTGGCCTGTACACACGCGACATCGTCTGGCTGACGCTCGAACGTCGCAACCACCCGACGCAGCTGCAACGGGTCCGGCTTGTCCTCGGCGTCATAGATGGTGACGATCTCGCCGGTGGCGAAGTGCAGACCGTAGTTGCATGCCTTGGGCTTGGTGCGTGGCTGCGCGGCCGGCACCAGAAGCACTGTGACGATCTCACCACCCGGCACGGCGATCGCGTCCTTCGCGGCCTCGACGGTGCCGAAATCGTCCTCCTCGAGCAGCAGAAGGACCTGCAACTTCGCACGGGGATACTCGATTGCCGTCATGCCCGCTACGAGGTCGTAGATCACCTCGGTCTCGTCGTACGCGGGCACGAGGATCGTGTACGTCGGCAGTTCGTCATCCGGTATCGCCCGCGCCTGCTCGTCGGTGACGGTGACGATCGCGTCCCGGTCGAGTCCCCGCCCGAAGATGATCAGCCGGTCGATCATCGTCGCGACGTAGGCGACAGTGCAGACCGCCGTGAGCACCGTGATCGTCCCGATCGGGAAGAATGCGACGCACACTCCGGCGATCAGCACCAGGGCGATGCCGAGGTTACGCTGCCACGGTACGAACGCGACCGATGCCGACGCCAAGGGATGGCGCTCGCGCAGCCCGTCGACGGCGTCCTGCAGTGCCGCGGCCTTGAACGCGTCGGTGGCCTTCTCCGACTTGTCGACGGTCACTGGTCCACCTTCCACTGCGCGTCCACCAGCTGCGTCCCGAGGACGGTGAGCATGTCGAGATCCTTGTACTGCGGGTTTTCGTCGACCGTGACGGCGTTGCCCCGGAACAGGACATTGAGCGTGTTCGTCACGTCGGACGCCATCGACGGCCGGGGCTGCGGGAAAATCGCGTCGGGCCGGTGGTCGTCGACGGTGATGAGGTTGACGCGCTGAGCCAATCCTCCGCGCATCCACGTGAACGAAAGCAGACTCCACGTCAGCAGGGCATTCTCGTCGACGATCGTGGACAGTTCGCCCTGTACGCCGTGTCCCAGATCCACCGGGACGGCGGGGCTGCGCCGTGCGTCGGTGAGCCGATAGAGCGTGTCGGTGGGGTACACCGTGAGAGACGCTGGACGCCAGGTATCGAGCGTGTCGATCACGACCCGGCGCGGACGCGACTGCGCATCCCAATCGGAGTTGCCGTCGTTCGCGACGATCGTCTGCCGGACAAGTGTCGCGTGCCGCCCGAAGAACCGGTCGGCCCAATCGAACTGCTCCTCGTTCTCCTGCTTCCATCCGTTCGGGACGGTGAGCTGGAGACTGATTCTCGGCGGACCCTGAGCGATGACCGTGGACGGCGGGTCGGGCAGCGGAAAGAAGGACAGCAGGACCGCGACCGCCACAACTACCAGCCCGGAACGGACGAGGCCGGATCCGACCGCGGTGGGCCGTCTCGGCGCTACCGAGTACGCGGCACGCCGGTCGCTGAACAGGTACCCGTGCTGCAGGTACATGCCGAGGCCCACGGTCACCGCGGCTACCCCCGCCGGCACGAACTGCACGACCGGACGCGGCGCGTCGGGGAAGACGAACCAGATGAACACCAGTCCCGCGATCCCGACGACGACGGTCGCGATGGCACCGATGACGCCCCGGCGACGGGTCCGCCCCACCGCGATCGCGACTGCTGCGGCGGCGAGGAATATCAGCACGACGCTCACGTGCTGCGACTGGCCGCCCAGCATCACGACAACCATCCGATAGGGGAGGGGCGCGATGACCACGACCATCAGCCATACCGGCCAGAAACGACCGACGGGTCGGAGCCCGAAGAGCAGGACTGCGGCGCTGACGACGAACAACAACCACGACAGCAGATCGATCCGCAAGAGACTGAACTGCTCGGCGTAGCGGGGCAGCAGCAACCACTGGACGGCGACCGCGAGCACCATTCCCATGCCGCCGACGATGCTGTCGATCTGACGGTCGTGGATCGGGAGTTCACCGGTGCGGCGGCGTGCGATGCCGATGGCCGCGACGGCTGCGAGGAATGGCATCACGAAGATGTAGCCCAGCAGGTCGCCACCGCGCAGGTCCTCGGCGGTGCGCACCACCGACGGCCAGAACGCACCCAGCGAGCTGAGCCCGATCACCACCCACCGAGCCGTGATCGAGAAGCTCGTAGATCGTACGAACCCACTTGTGTCCGGACGACTCTCGAGTTCGACGGGCGTGGCTTCGGCCTGCAGGGCTGAACTGCTCGGCACCTCGTCGGCCGCCGCATCGTGGACGGATGAGGGGTCGACACCCGGAGTGGCTCGCGTCATTTCGGATTCCCTTCCCGTCGAAGAAGTCGAACAGAGAAAATATCGAACAGATGTGTGGTCGTGACGATTCCGTGACCGGCGAGCACTCTGGCCATACCGACCTGTTTCTCTCAACTATCTTGGACCATCGTCAGCGCGCGGGTACGGTCAACCGTAGCGATCCGCGATGTGTGCCGACGAACCCCACCGGAACTACACAGATGAAAGATCAATTTTCAAACGTTCGTTTGACGACTTGTCATGGTTAGATTGCGTCGAGCGAAGGTTAGCGCTGTTGCCGGTCCGGATGGACCACTGTTGCGTGCAAAGGGATTCGAGTCCCTTTTGCTTCGTTCAGCCGACCGGCGTCGATCCACTCGTCGACCGGAGGCCGGTAGCTGACGGAGAAGCACAACACGGGAGACTGCATGGGGACCGCTGCGGAGGCGCGCCGCCACACGCCACGACGACGAACAGTCGCAACGTTCGCGACAGCCACACTTGTCACGATTGCGTCACTTGTCCCAACCGCCGCGATCGCCACCGCGCAGGAGACCGTGGGTCCGACAGTTGTTACCGGACAGTCAGTTACGTTGTCCGAGTTGGGGCGCAGTCCAGAGCTCGAGCTCACATCGGACTCGACGCCCGTCGTTGTCGCACTTCCCGTGCCGGACGGACTGAATGCGCAGCGCCTCACCGGAACCCTTTCGACCCCAATGGACTTCCGTGAAGGTTGGCTCGAGATCCGCTCCGACGGACGGACCGTGCAGCGTCTCGAGATCCCCGCCGCGACCGAAGCCGGCATCCCACTGCAGGTACCGCTGGACGGGCTCAGGGTGGTGGATCGCACCGTCACACTGTCGATCGCGAGTCACTACATTCCGATAGACAACCGGTGCTATGACCGCAGTCAGTTCGCACCGATGACACTGCGTGACGCCGCCGTGATCTACGACGGCGTCGAGAAGCAGCCGTCCTCCCCGGCGGAGTTCCTGCCGCCGATCCTGCGCAAGCTCACGATCCACGTCGCGGACGACGCGTCGCAGGCGCAGCAGAACGCCGCGCTGAAGCTCAGCACGTCGATCGCCAACCACTACGGCGCCCAGTCCACCCGCATCGAACTGACCGCGCTACCGGCCGGCGGCGTGCTACCCGACCCCGCGCCCGCGCTCTTCGAGCGCAGCATCGTCCTCGGTGACGGGGAGCCGGCGGGGATCGGCCTGCAGAACACGCCGTCGGGGATGCCGCTGCTGCGCCTCACGGGCAGTGACACGGCCCTGTCCTCGCAGGTCGACCTGTTCATTGCGAACCTCGACGGCTACGCGGCGGCGAGCCGGGCGATCGCGACACCGGACAAAAGAGTGCCCGAAGTGGCGCAGGACGTCGTGTCGTTCGACCAGCTGAACATCGGTTCGCTCACCGCGTCGGGTCTCAATCACATCGAGGTGCCGATCGAGATCAACCAGACGCAGTTGGGCCGTCCCATCCGCGACCTGTCCGCACACCTGTTGGGCACGTATGTCCCGTTGCCGACATCGCGCAGCGGCATCCTCACGGTCAGCCTCGGCAGCATGCAGCTCGCGAGCGCTGGGCTCGACTCGTCGGGCAAGTTCGACGTCCACGCAAACGTCCCGAACAACCTGCTCTCGCGCTACATGACCCTCACGGTGGCGCTCGATATCACCGGCGACTTCCAATGCGGCACCAGCGACGCGTCGTCTCTGACGGTCGACCCGCGCAGCACCATCTCGTCGCGGCTGGCGACGCCGCCGCTGCCAGGCGGATTCGCCTCGCTGCCGCAAACCATGCTGCCCACCGTCGACGTCGGACTCGGCGGCAACAACCTCGCCGACCTCGTGCGCGCCAACCGCCTGCTGGTCCAGATGCAGCGCGCCAGCTATCTGCCATTGCAGCCGCGGGTTCGCCCGCTCACCGAGGCGGCGACGGGCACCCTGCCTGCCATCCTGATCGCCGCCGACGGCAAC
Protein-coding sequences here:
- a CDS encoding cellulase family glycosylhydrolase gives rise to the protein MLANCGAGLPPAPASEGRVTASVDGLRLDGEKWWPAGFNAYQLSTNWAVNRGCGAMVDLPSYFDSLPPHSLTRFNAFQELATNKYTGEIDFTAMDAVFAEAEAHDQMIIPVLSAQDGACENEEFKDRQWYVGGWKTDDQDGTRLTFEDWVQTAVERWKDSPVVAAWELVGEPDPGECVNGNCDWWVRTCPTDAAQVLRDFMEEAGAEIKSIAPDHLITAGLIGGGQCGTGGDDYQYVSESDNVDFVQYHDYGADGIALPGDQWNGLARRIDQAEAAGKPLVVAEIGELAGSCKTLPARASSIGQKITGQRAAGTAGALLWAFVPDPRPNECTMDVGVEDPLFPLMAGFNTVG
- a CDS encoding glycosyltransferase produces the protein MTVDKSEKATDAFKAAALQDAVDGLRERHPLASASVAFVPWQRNLGIALVLIAGVCVAFFPIGTITVLTAVCTVAYVATMIDRLIIFGRGLDRDAIVTVTDEQARAIPDDELPTYTILVPAYDETEVIYDLVAGMTAIEYPRAKLQVLLLLEEDDFGTVEAAKDAIAVPGGEIVTVLLVPAAQPRTKPKACNYGLHFATGEIVTIYDAEDKPDPLQLRRVVATFERQPDDVACVQAKLAYDNGRQNLLTGWFTAEYAVWFNFLLPGLMKSRSPIPLGGTSNHLQRWVLDEIGAWDPHNVTEDADLGVRIAASGYSTAVLDSTTIEEANSDPINWIRQRSRWYKGYLQSWLVHVRRPVQAWKALGPISFIRFTLLLAGTPIIACLNLVFWFITLTWLLGQPLIVAEVFPPYIYYGALISLVFGNAAAIYMNVVGCRESGNTHLLLACITVPIYWLMMSIAAAKGCWQLLRNPSYWEKTFHGLGTPNTSGPASPGPAADRAPDPGATSETGETGETAPVRTP